The Bos indicus x Bos taurus breed Angus x Brahman F1 hybrid chromosome 25, Bos_hybrid_MaternalHap_v2.0, whole genome shotgun sequence genome has a window encoding:
- the LOC113883982 gene encoding olfactory receptor 10AC1-like encodes MSHWPESNWSAPWEFVILGFSGWPPELRALLFALLLPLYLATLTGNLLIVGLAVVDAALHTPMYFFLGALSAVEVAYTLVLTPPMLAGFLLPPGGQAVGLSTCAAQMGLFVALGGSECLLLAAMALDRYLAICHPLYYPQLMTMGLCWCLLACCGLGGSLLALGLTTAIFQLPFCHGGLVNHVFCDLPAVLVLACGDRDLQERALLAACLLLLVLPLALILLSYTRVLAVILGVGGATGRRKAFSTVASHLTVAVLHYGCATAMYARPLRSRSLEEDKLVSLIYINLTPLLYPAIYTLRNRDVQGALWRAVGPRTPGAAHQANVT; translated from the coding sequence ATGAGCCACTGGCCTGAGTCCAACTGGAGCGCCCCATGGGAGTTTGTGATCCTGGGCTTCTCGGGGTGGCCCCCAGAGCTCCGGGCGCTGCTCTTTGCCCTCCTCCTGCCACTCTATCTGGCCACACTGACGGGGAACCTGCTGATCGTGGGCCTGGCCGTGGTGGATGCCGCCCTGCACACCCCTATGTACTTCTTCCTGGGGGCCCTGTCTGCCGTGGAGGTGGCCTATACACTGGTGCTGACCCCACCCATGCTGGCCGGCTTCCTTCTGCCGCCCGGGGGCCAGGCGGTGGGCCTCTCCACCTGCGCTGCCCAGATGGGCCTCTTTGTGGCACTGGGGGGCTCCGAGTGCCTGTTGCTGGCAGCCATGGCCCTGGACCGCTACCTGGCCATCTGTCACCCCCTCTACTACCCCCAGCTCATGACCATGGGGCTCTGCTGGTGCCTCCTGGCCTGCTGTGGCCTGGGGGGCTCTCTCCTGGCCTTGGGCCTCACCACAGCCATATTCCAGCTGCCCTTCTGCCACGGGGGCCTGGTCAACCACGTCTTCTGTGACCTCCCGGCGGTCTTGGTGCTGGCCTGCGGGGACCGGGACCTGCAGGAGCGCGCCCTGCTGGcggcctgcctgctgctgctggtgctgccgCTGGCCCTCATCCTGCTCTCCTACACCCGGGTGCTGGCGGTCATCCTCGGGGTTGGCGGGGCCACAGGCCGCCGCAAGGCCTTCAGCACCGTGGCGTCCCACCTGACGGTGGCTGTGCTGCACTACGGCTGTGCCACGGCCATGTACGCCCGGCCCCTGCGCAGccgctccctggaggaggacaagcTAGTCTCGCTCATCTACATCAACCTCACCCCCCTGCTCTACCCGGCCATCTACACACTGCGGAACCGCGATGTGCAGGGGGCGCTGTGGCGGGCCGTGGGCCCCAGGACGCCAGGTGCTGCCCACCAGGCCAATGTCACCTAA